From the genome of Seriola aureovittata isolate HTS-2021-v1 ecotype China chromosome 18, ASM2101889v1, whole genome shotgun sequence:
CCCTGCACCACAGTTTACTTTTCTAATCCTGTTATTCATATGACTCGGCCCGAGACTGGGCAGAGAAATCCGGTGTTGTGACGAGTTTTGCCGCTTTGTCTCATGGGCacacaggaaaggaaagagtgaaCCAGCAAACATGAAGTCCAGCTGCAGGTGACACAAAATCCATAAAGGAAGATTCAAAATTCATAAGCTGCAGCTAAAAGCCTTGAACTGCAGCAAGAAGTGAAGGAAaaagtccaacagcagctgtgtacAACATAGActactaataaataataatcacaacattcataaacatacagttcattcatttgaaagcaaTTTTAACTAAATAAACAGCTTAAATGTCACATGTTATTCCCGTGCCCAGGGACAGTAAAGTCTGTATTATCTGTCTTAAAGCTAGAAATCAGAGAATCCCCAAATCCTCCAAAGACAACACAAGGGCACTGACTTTGTTCTGTGTCAACAGTTGTGTAATccattaaaatatcattaaatgtaataagggataaatgaaaatgttgaatgcaCTTTTTAATTGAACCCCCTACATTAAGAGCTAATGAGTGCAAATGATGAACTAATACAGTAGAAAAACAGACTCTGGAAGTATAAACTTGCAAATGTCATATTCTAAAAAAGTCAAAGGCTAGTTTTCATCAGTCAGTTTACTGAGGTTATATAGCTGAAATTACTTTGAGCCACTGTGAGAAATGTGTTGCCTCACTAACCCTATaatctacagtagctgtgtagtTTACCTCCTAACATTTTAAAGCCTCACAGCATCAGAGCCCCATTCATTGTTATAGAGCAAACCGGGATAACATAGCACATTTTAAGGTTCTCCCTTTGGTTTCTTACTTTAGAGGAGAGTGCAGCACCttcacaaatattcaccagTTTGTTTTTGGGCACAGGAATAACAAATGTGAATTCTTAAAAAGGGTTGGattctcctttaaatgcacaatccaTGATTATGATATAGTTTCTCCATCCTCAAAGCATCTGGAAAAATAAGTCATGTCCCCTGAAAATCAACTTAAGTTGGGGCTAAGCCCTGAATGTTAACAATGTCTGGCTCTGCCCCTGGTTTGAAGGATTCAAAATATAGTCTGTAATAATCGGTGGTTGTAGATgtattgtgatattttattcaagtaaaaataacaataaatcagtttaaaaatattCCCGCAATTTTGCTTAATTATAAGTACAGAATAAGCAACATTtacttaaaatatcaaattattgGATTTTTAATACTGATACATCAACATGGAAGTTTATTGTTGTAgtcaaattaatttttgatTGGGTAGTTTTACTGATAATCACATTTTATAAGCAGATCATACTGAAGTAatagaaaatgtacaaatattcTTCTGTACAAGAATGTAAGTACAGtagaacaaacaaactgttACTAGTTAGTACTCACCAGTGGTAAAACACTTAGCTCACTTTTTagtcattttctttatatcaTTAATGCATTTATGCAAGAACCATTGTCCTTTCATTCCCTTTTAATCAtgctcacacatgcatgtgtttgtatgggATACTGACCAGGTCGGCTGGGATACTTGGATATTtccactttattctcataatcatacttcactacatttcagcggcaaatattgcactttttgcTCCACAAATTCTAATTTGACATTTATACTTGCTTTGCTAATTAAAACTGTACATACAAAATCATCGGTGAGCATACAAGACGACTCATTACAAATTAAATGACCCAACAGTAGATAGGAGTTCAAATTAGCTTCACCTTAACACAATATAATAAATGATATACTGAGTGGCCATTCTTTTACATAAGTACTTTTACCTTtgatactgtaaatacattCTGCTGATTATACTTCATGTACTTTTACTTAGGTAAAATTTAGACTGTGACATCTACCTGAGCattttacactgtggtatttCTACTTTGTGAAGAATATGAAGGTCTGAATGCTTCTTCTGCCACTGATCTCCACCCTTTATTCTTTGACTTTACACTCTATTTTGTGCCTATTGAGAACCTTTTATAAATATAGTTCAATAATATAGAACTTTAACAATCCCATGTGGATTTCATTTGGGGTTTTTTTAATTGGGTTTCCATAAAAGATAGCTCTGATTTTTCTGTATGCTAAGTTGAGTAGCTCAAAAAGTTCAATTATTAAAAGTTTGAGtcgttttctttttctattttgtctcttttagCACATGTTCACCAGTGCTGCAACAGTTCACCCACGTAATGTCCTATCCCATAATGTtagaacataaaataaatagacTTAGCCTACAGAAGCACTTTTGAGagttacagagaaaaacaaactggcaCCATGAGTGTTTGGGCATGCAGCCTGAACTGACCTTTGCATTTCTTGaatcatacagtatatctgccTGACTGCTCAACCCTCCAGCGGATTGCAAACTGCCGAATCACAAACTCTCGCTGAAAAAGGCAATGGACTTGTCAACACCTTGCAGCATTATGATtgaattattcttttatttctttaatacaCAGCATCAGCAGTGAACCTCTTTGGACATGCCTTCTCTCACACACCACGTTTCTTTCTTCAGCAGATCATGACATAGCATTTACTTCTTGGATCAGTGGTCTTCAGAAATAAGGGAACTACTGATtggatagaaaaaaaacaacatcaaaaggTGGAGGTGTAAAAGACGAGTGGATCAGGGACAAGAGTTAGAAGAGTATAAGGATTTTGGATTGTCTTGCACATGTTGCAGATTGTCCCAAAGATGTTATTTGATGTGAAGATCTCCATTTACGCCATTGACTCTATTTCCACTGCAAGGAAACAAGAGAAACTAGTGAAAATTGAACCTGAGCAGATGAACTATGTTAAGaaataaacaaccaaaacacTTACTTGTGGACAAAGTTGTGGTCAAGCAAAGGGATTTCCAAAAGGATCCCCAAAAGCAGCTGTTGAACCAGAGTTCTGACCAACAGCTGTAGTCTGCtgtaagcaaaaaaaaaaaagaccaaaattacaaataattcTGTGAGCTGCTTGATACGGTGTTaatttgtgtctatgtgtgaaTCTCTGTACCATAGTTACAGGTGGCACTCCAAACAGACTGGAGTTTGGGGCCCCAAATGCTTCATCAAACTTGTCCTGATTGAGGCCGTGTCCCTGGGCCGGAGCTACGTTGTTTGCGACgggagcagaggagaaggcGTTGTCGAGGAGGCCGGGGTTAAAGCTCGGAGCAGGGgctgcagctggagcaggagcGAGACTGCGGACATCTAAACAGACAGATTACGAGAAGATGAAATTAGTTGACAAATCTCAGAGTCAAACACACATCAACTTGCACAGTTTATCTCCACGCATTATGCAGCTGGTTTACCGTTGACTGCTGGCATTTGATTGATATCAAAGTCATCGTGATCTGCGACATCCTGAACCAGGCCCACTTTATTGGAAAAGTACTGATCGAACGCTCCTGCTTCACCGCTGCTGGGGTCCGGAGCAGAGTTGGACACGAGCTCGCCTTTCCTCGCTGGGATGGCTGGAGGCTTGGCAATCTGGAAGTCCTTGAACATGTCTTTTCCAGTCTTCTTCTCCTTATCCCCAAGAGGGTCCAAAGCTGTGAAGGCACTGTTCTCTACCTTTGGAGGGGCCTCTTTAGCAGGTGGCCTAGGTGGGGGGCGTGAAGGACCGTGCTGGTCACCCATTGCAGAGAACGCGCCCGCATGGAAAGGATTGGTCATTGCGGGCTGACCCCAACCTGGAGCGCCAACTGGCACAGTTGGTGGAGGCTGGCCCCAGGCGTTAGGCGGGACGCCAAACTGAGGTGGCATCTGCTGGCCCCAGGCTGTGGGAGGTATGGGTAGACCACCAAAGGCAGAGGGCTGTGGGAAGTTGGGCATAGGGCCTGGGGATGTCACTCCTGGCATAGGAAACATGGAGGGTGCAGTGGTGGAGGCTCCCCACATGCCTGCAGCAGGGATACTTGTGGTAGCTGGAGGACCTAACTGAAGGTTCcctgaatatgaaaaaaattgaaCGTGGAAGCTTAAAGGGAATGAAACATAAAGCCTGAAAAACACATGTGCATCAGAGACAGAGATCTCCTATTGTGTATTACCCAGAGCAGCTATGGAGGCGGGAGCAGAGCTGGCTGGTGTACTGTTGAAAAAGTCATTTGGTGCAGATGATCCCTCAGTTTGACCAGGAGCAGCAAACAGCTCTGCTCCAAACAGATCACTTGATGTCGACTagtcacaaaaaataaaacaaaaatatgaagtAACGTtgcaaacactgacatcatTTTATACACGGTTACTCATAAACTACAGCTACAAATGATTTACTACACTTATCTTtgtcagaaataaaaactatttacCTGaacactgatatatatataaatatatatatgtatgtatatatgcatgCTTCTCCACTTACCAGTGCTGTTATCACTGTAGCATGAATGTTAGAAAATTGATTATGAGCAGAGATGACAAAGGGTGAGGTTGATTATTCTGCAGCACAGTCAACGTGTCATTTACCAAAGCCAGTTAGAGAAGCATGTGCATGCATAAAGGACAGAACGGATCCAAACACCAAGATCTTAGCCGCATGTCACCATTAAAGGACTTGTATCTTAACTAAACCCAACGCAGCCTCTAGCATATCCTGTCAGACACCAATGCATAACCCAAATGCTCAGAGAGGAAGATGTTAGGCACTAGTTATACTAGCTCTGGAAAAATGTGCAGAAAccctatttttaaaaatgcatctcACATGCAACTGTACTGTGATTTTTCTGGCCTTAGAATTTCACCTTTGCACTCCTTCGACCTCGTCCGGCCTTAGAGCTCTGCGGAGGCGGACTTATGACTACTGAATCCTTGCTATGAGTCACAGGGGGTTGTGGGTGATGACTTGTGCCGTTAGTGACAGGGGAAGTTGTCAAAGATGAGTCAAAAAATGGGTTTTTGGTTGAGAGAACTGCTCCAGAATCATTTCCGTCCATCATGGTAGTTGTGCTGCCTTGAGATATTTTGCCCCCTAGTGGCCATTGTCCATTACTGAGAGCAAGGATCATGGTCTTACTGGTTAACCCATTCATCTGCTGACTCAGGTGTTCAGAGTTTCCATTCAAACCACCATTAATAATTGTCTTACTAGTGCTGCCAGCAGTGCTGTTTAGGTGATTGGTGGCGAGGAAGATCTGTGAATTATCGAGTGCGGACCGAGTGGCCGAATTAGAAAGGGGGTCATCTCTGAAAGGGTCACTGTCTGGTGTTGGAAAGTAGCCAAATGTCGAGGCAAAGGGGTTCTCTGTCTGGGGAGATGCCCTATGGTCAGGGGCACAGGAAGTTACAAAGGAGCTTCCCTTTATGCAATTCTGATTGCTGTCAACTTCAGCGGAAAAGTCCAGCAAGAGAATATCATTAGAGCCCTGGTTAACATGAGAGGgacagtgggagagaaaaaaagatttatgaaTCACTTCTGCAACAAGAGATAAACATATGTgttaaacacaatgaaaaatgaatcacataGTGTGAGAAGATGTGACAATTTAAAGCTGCTACCTGTAGAATATTTACCtgaaactgtcactgtcatATAAAACTTGATGCTCCATCTTTCAACATGGAAAATTAAGTTGTTACTAAATTCTCATTTGCCT
Proteins encoded in this window:
- the dab2 gene encoding disabled homolog 2 isoform X3, with the protein product MSAEVENSVPVHADPSLASPATGSISNSPPASPATPTSKVPFKKEKKKVAEKTDEYLLGRFQGDGVRYKAKLIGIDDVPEARGDKMCQDSMMKLKGMAVAARSQGKHKQRIWVNISMSGIKIIDEKSGVIEHEHVVNKISFIARDVTDNRAFGYVCGAEGQHQFFAIKTAQQAEPLVIDLKDLFQVIFNIRKKEAEASQKAENGAVVVENGNDALLNMDGEVKTAQPVEQLDLFGAMSTPPDIQAPNSTSSDLFGAELFAAPGQTEGSSAPNDFFNSTPASSAPASIAALGNLQLGPPATTSIPAAGMWGASTTAPSMFPMPGVTSPGPMPNFPQPSAFGGLPIPPTAWGQQMPPQFGVPPNAWGQPPPTVPVGAPGWGQPAMTNPFHAGAFSAMGDQHGPSRPPPRPPAKEAPPKVENSAFTALDPLGDKEKKTGKDMFKDFQIAKPPAIPARKGELVSNSAPDPSSGEAGAFDQYFSNKVGLVQDVADHDDFDINQMPAVNDVRSLAPAPAAAPAPSFNPGLLDNAFSSAPVANNVAPAQGHGLNQDKFDEAFGAPNSSLFGVPPVTMQTTAVGQNSGSTAAFGDPFGNPFA
- the dab2 gene encoding disabled homolog 2 isoform X1 codes for the protein MSAEVENSVPVHADPSLASPATGSISNSPPASPATPTSKVPFKKEKKKVAEKTDEYLLGRFQGDGVRYKAKLIGIDDVPEARGDKMCQDSMMKLKGMAVAARSQGKHKQRIWVNISMSGIKIIDEKSGVIEHEHVVNKISFIARDVTDNRAFGYVCGAEGQHQFFAIKTAQQAEPLVIDLKDLFQVIFNIRKKEAEASQKAENGAVVVENGNDALLNMDGEVKTAQPVEQLDLFGAMSTPPDIQAPNGSNDILLLDFSAEVDSNQNCIKGSSFVTSCAPDHRASPQTENPFASTFGYFPTPDSDPFRDDPLSNSATRSALDNSQIFLATNHLNSTAGSTSKTIINGGLNGNSEHLSQQMNGLTSKTMILALSNGQWPLGGKISQGSTTTMMDGNDSGAVLSTKNPFFDSSLTTSPVTNGTSHHPQPPVTHSKDSVVISPPPQSSKAGRGRRSAKSTSSDLFGAELFAAPGQTEGSSAPNDFFNSTPASSAPASIAALGNLQLGPPATTSIPAAGMWGASTTAPSMFPMPGVTSPGPMPNFPQPSAFGGLPIPPTAWGQQMPPQFGVPPNAWGQPPPTVPVGAPGWGQPAMTNPFHAGAFSAMGDQHGPSRPPPRPPAKEAPPKVENSAFTALDPLGDKEKKTGKDMFKDFQIAKPPAIPARKGELVSNSAPDPSSGEAGAFDQYFSNKVGLVQDVADHDDFDINQMPAVNDVRSLAPAPAAAPAPSFNPGLLDNAFSSAPVANNVAPAQGHGLNQDKFDEAFGAPNSSLFGVPPVTMQTTAVGQNSGSTAAFGDPFGNPFA
- the dab2 gene encoding disabled homolog 2 isoform X2, translated to MSAEVENSVPVHADPSLASPATGSISNSPPASPATPTSKVPFKKEKKKVAEKTDEYLLGRFQGDGVRYKAKLIGIDDVPEARGDKMCQDSMMKLKGMAVAARSQGKHKQRIWVNISMSGIKIIDEKSGVIEHEHVVNKISFIARDVTDNRAFGYVCGAEGQHQFFAIKTAQQAEPLVIDLKDLFQVIFNIRKKEAEASQKAENGAVVVENGNDALLNMDGEVKTAQPVEQLDLFGAMSTPPDIQAPNGSNDILLLDFSAEVDSNQNCIKGSSFVTSCAPDHRASPQTENPFASTFGYFPTPDSDPFRDDPLSNSATRSALDNSQIFLATNHLNSTAGSTSKTIINGGLNGNSEHLSQQMNGLTSKTMILALSNGQWPLGGKISQGSTTTMMDGNDSGAVLSTKNPFFDSSLTTSPVTNGTSHHPQPPVTHSKDSVVISPPPQSSKAGRGRRSAKSTSSDLFGAELFAAPGQTEGSSAPNDFFNSTPASSAPASIAALGNLQLGPPATTSIPAAGMWGASTTAPSMFPMPGVTSPGPMPNFPQPSAFGGLPIPPTAWGQQMPPQFGVPPNAWGQPPPTVPVGAPGWGQPAMTNPFHAGAFSAMGDQHGPSRPPPRPPAKEAPPKVENSAFTALDPLGDKEKKTGKDMFKDFQIAKPPAIPARKGELVSNSAPDPSSGEAGAFDQYFSNKVGLVQDVADHDDFDINQMPAVNDVRSLAPAPAAAPAPSFNPGLLDNAFSSAPVANNVAPAQGHGLNQDKFDEAFGAPNSSLFGVPPVTMTTAVGQNSGSTAAFGDPFGNPFA